Part of the Streptomyces sp. NBC_01353 genome, GACAAGGTTCCGACGTATCCAACGCATCAGACCAGGTCCTCCGTTCCCGCACGGCGGATGTAGACGGTGACCATGAGCAGCACGATCGCCATGAGGATGAAGGACAGCGCGGCGGCCGTCGGATAGTCGAGGACCCGCAGGAACTGCGACTGGATGACGTTGCCGACCATCTTGGTGTCGGTCGAGCCGAGGAGTTCGGCGTTGACGTAGTCGCCGCTGGCCGGGATGAAGGTGAGCAGCGTGCCGGAGACCACGCCCGGCATGGAGAGCGGGAAGGTCACCTTGCGGAAGGTGGTGGCCGGGGACGCGTACAGGTCCTTCGCCGCTTCGTGGAGCCGGCCGTCGATCCGCTCCAGCGAGGTGTAGAGCGGCAGGATCATGAACGGCAGGAAGTTGTACGTGAGACCGCAGACCACCGCCATCGGGGTGGCGAGCACCCGGTCGCCCTCGGTCCAGCCGAGCCAGCTCGTCACGTCCAGGACGTGCAGGGCGTTGAGCGCGTCGACCACGAGGCTGTCGTCCGCGAGGATCGTCTTCCATGCCAGCGTCCGGATGAGGAAGCTGGTGAAGAAGGGCGCTATCACGAGGACCAGCAGGAGGTTGCGCCACCGGCCGGCCTTGAAGGCGATCAGATACGCCAGCGGATAGCCGAGGAGCAGACACAGCAGCGTGGCCGTACCGGCGTACAGCAGGGAGCGGACGAACTGCGGCCAGTACTCCTGGAAGGCGTCCCAGTACGTCTGGAAGTGCCAGGTGACCTCGAAGCCCTTCTCCAGGGAGCCGGTCTGCACCGACGTGGAGGCCTGGTAGACCATCGGCAGCGCGAAGAAGACGAGCAGCCAGAGGATGCCGGGCAGGAGCAGCCAGTACGGGACGAGCCGCTTGCGGGTGGAGGGCTTGCGCGTCACCGGTGCTCCGGCCGGCGCGGTCTCCTCCTCCTTGGTGAGAGTGGAAGTGCTCATCCGGCGTCCTCCACCGTCTCCACGCCCGCGTCGATGTCCTGATCGGCGTCCAGGCCGAACGTGTGCGCCGGGTTCCAGTGCAGGACGACCTCGGCGCCGGGCGCCAGACGCTCGTCCCGCTCGATGTTCTGCTCGTAGACCTGGAGCTCCGCCCCCGCCGGCGAGTTCACCACGTACTGGGTGGACACGCCGATGAAGGAGGAGTCGGCTATGCGTCCGGTGACCTTGTTGCGGCCGTCGGCGATCTTCCCCGCGTCGTCGGCGTGCGCGAGCGAGATCTTCTCGGGGCGGACGCCGACGAGGACCTTGCCTCCGGTGCGTACGGTCGCCGAACACCGGTCCGCGGGCAGCCGGAGCTTGCCGCCGCCGGCCGTCACGACCAGGTCGGAGCCACCGTTCTCGACGACCTCGGCCTCGATGAGGTTGGAGGTGCCCAGGAAGTTCGCCACGAAAGTGGTCCGCGGGTTCTCGTACAGGTCGGCGGGGGCGCCGAGCTGCTCCACCCGGCCGCCGTTCATCACCGCGACCTGGTCGGCCATGGTCATGGCCTCCTCCTGGTCGTGGGTGACGTGGACGAAGGTGATGCCGACCTCGGTCTGGATGCGCTTGAGCTCCAGCTGCATCTGGCGGCGCAGCTTGAGGTCGAGGGCGCCGAGCGGCTCGTCGAGGAGGAGGACCTGCGGGTGGTTGATGAGCGCCCGGGCCACGGCGACGCGCTGCTGCTGGCCGCCGGAGAGCTGGTGCGGCTTGTGCCGGGCCTTGTCGCCGAGCTGGACGAGCTCCAGCATGTCGTCGACCTGCTTCTTCACCGACTTGATGCCCCGCCGGCGCAGACCGAAGGCGATGTTCTCGTAGACGTCCATGTGCGGGAAGAGCGCGTAGGACTGGAAGACGGTGTTGACCGGCCGCTTGTACGGCGGGAGGTCGGTGACGTCCTTGTCGCCGAGGAACACGGTGCCGCTGGTGGGCTCCTCCAGGCCGGCGATCATGCGCAGCGTGGTGGTCTTGCCGCAGCCGGAGGCGCCCAGGAGGGCGAAGAACGAGCCCTGCGGGATGGTCAGGTCGAGCGGGTGGACGGCGGTGAAGGAGCCGTAGGTCTTGCTGATCCCGGTGAGACGGACGTCGCCGCCGGTGTTCTTGTCAGTCATGGGTTGCGATCCCAGGTTCGTAAGAGGTGGACGACGATGGGGGCACCCCGCGCTTGCCGCTGCGGGGGATCAGGCACCGATGAGCTTGGCGAACTTCTCCTC contains:
- a CDS encoding ABC transporter permease gives rise to the protein MSTSTLTKEEETAPAGAPVTRKPSTRKRLVPYWLLLPGILWLLVFFALPMVYQASTSVQTGSLEKGFEVTWHFQTYWDAFQEYWPQFVRSLLYAGTATLLCLLLGYPLAYLIAFKAGRWRNLLLVLVIAPFFTSFLIRTLAWKTILADDSLVVDALNALHVLDVTSWLGWTEGDRVLATPMAVVCGLTYNFLPFMILPLYTSLERIDGRLHEAAKDLYASPATTFRKVTFPLSMPGVVSGTLLTFIPASGDYVNAELLGSTDTKMVGNVIQSQFLRVLDYPTAAALSFILMAIVLLMVTVYIRRAGTEDLV
- a CDS encoding ABC transporter ATP-binding protein; translated protein: MTDKNTGGDVRLTGISKTYGSFTAVHPLDLTIPQGSFFALLGASGCGKTTTLRMIAGLEEPTSGTVFLGDKDVTDLPPYKRPVNTVFQSYALFPHMDVYENIAFGLRRRGIKSVKKQVDDMLELVQLGDKARHKPHQLSGGQQQRVAVARALINHPQVLLLDEPLGALDLKLRRQMQLELKRIQTEVGITFVHVTHDQEEAMTMADQVAVMNGGRVEQLGAPADLYENPRTTFVANFLGTSNLIEAEVVENGGSDLVVTAGGGKLRLPADRCSATVRTGGKVLVGVRPEKISLAHADDAGKIADGRNKVTGRIADSSFIGVSTQYVVNSPAGAELQVYEQNIERDERLAPGAEVVLHWNPAHTFGLDADQDIDAGVETVEDAG